A part of Desulfobacter sp. genomic DNA contains:
- a CDS encoding FadR family transcriptional regulator has translation MARGIYHRVESEIIRMIETGEAAPGCRLPSERALAERLKVSRNTVREAIRALVEKGILFCRRGAGSFVAPEAEEQIARALQKEMAGKRVRLAEIFEVRKMLEPAIAGRAAEIIGEAGLADLEEIVRRQEAALEKGQDPAVFDTRFHEALAKATGNSVLCSLFSTLNAVLAESRDFQPPRRAALSISSHRQILSALRARDREKASRAMADHMEKTQSLLNRMLTSKT, from the coding sequence ATGGCCAGGGGAATTTACCACAGGGTGGAATCGGAAATTATCCGGATGATTGAAACCGGTGAGGCGGCGCCGGGCTGCCGCCTGCCCTCGGAGCGTGCACTGGCGGAAAGGCTAAAGGTCTCCAGGAACACGGTGCGGGAAGCCATCCGTGCCCTGGTGGAAAAGGGAATTTTATTTTGTCGACGGGGGGCCGGCTCATTTGTGGCTCCCGAAGCCGAGGAACAGATTGCCCGGGCATTGCAAAAGGAAATGGCTGGAAAGCGGGTGCGCCTGGCTGAGATTTTCGAAGTCCGGAAAATGCTCGAACCGGCCATTGCGGGCCGGGCCGCAGAGATCATCGGGGAGGCCGGGCTGGCAGACCTGGAAGAGATCGTCCGCCGGCAGGAGGCCGCGCTGGAGAAGGGCCAGGACCCCGCAGTCTTTGACACCCGGTTCCATGAGGCTCTGGCAAAGGCCACCGGCAATTCCGTACTCTGTTCCCTGTTTTCCACCCTCAATGCCGTCCTGGCCGAAAGCCGTGATTTTCAACCCCCCAGGCGGGCCGCCCTTTCCATTTCTTCCCACCGGCAGATACTCAGCGCCCTGAGGGCGCGGGACAGGGAAAAGGCGTCCCGGGCCATGGCCGATCACATGGAAAAAACCCAGAGCCTGTTAAACCGGATGTTAACATCCAAAACATAA
- a CDS encoding GNAT family N-acetyltransferase has protein sequence MITINESNRYAELINLFIENELEFTEKDKQIPGTVAKYWEALDDGKLIGGCVLGLREGVYILEGIATDADYRKKRVGKQLLCEAETYLKTLGARKLYLCAKAPGFFKTQGFLAIDRENAPQFGCINCDQFGIKCFPEVMMKDL, from the coding sequence ATGATAACCATTAACGAGTCGAATCGATACGCTGAACTCATCAATCTTTTCATTGAAAATGAATTAGAATTTACAGAAAAGGATAAACAGATTCCAGGTACGGTGGCCAAGTACTGGGAAGCACTCGATGATGGAAAGCTTATTGGTGGTTGCGTTTTGGGCCTGCGGGAAGGGGTATACATCCTTGAAGGCATCGCAACAGATGCAGATTACAGAAAAAAACGTGTGGGAAAACAACTCCTTTGTGAAGCAGAGACCTATCTCAAAACATTAGGCGCCAGGAAATTATATTTGTGTGCAAAGGCTCCCGGTTTCTTTAAAACTCAGGGTTTCTTGGCAATCGATAGAGAAAACGCCCCTCAATTCGGATGCATAAACTGTGACCAGTTTGGAATCAAGTGTTTCCCGGAAGTAATGATGAAAGATTTATAG
- a CDS encoding sulfite exporter TauE/SafE family protein, which translates to MIYLSLYLCVGAVAGVLAGLLGIGGGLVIVPMLTFVFTSQGVAHEVILHMALGTSLASILFTSLSSMRSHHKHGAVVWPVVFRITPGILVGTFCGTWIAAMLSTNFLKGFFGIFLYYVATQMLMGIKPKPTREIPGAPGIFAAGNIIGVFSSLVGIGGGTLSVPFLVWCNTKIHKAIGTSSAIGFPIAVAGTLGYVVNGMGVDGLPAMSIGFINLKALAGIVAASVLTAPLGVKLAHSLPVDKLKRVFAVLLYLVGTRMLISIF; encoded by the coding sequence ATGATCTATCTCTCATTGTACCTTTGTGTCGGGGCTGTGGCCGGTGTGCTGGCCGGCCTCCTTGGCATCGGCGGCGGACTGGTCATTGTGCCTATGCTGACCTTTGTCTTTACCTCCCAGGGCGTTGCCCACGAGGTGATTCTTCACATGGCCCTGGGCACCTCCCTGGCCAGCATCCTCTTTACCTCTCTCTCCAGCATGCGGTCCCACCACAAGCACGGGGCCGTGGTCTGGCCGGTGGTGTTCCGGATTACCCCGGGCATCCTGGTGGGGACCTTCTGCGGCACCTGGATCGCCGCCATGCTCTCCACCAATTTCCTCAAGGGGTTTTTCGGGATTTTTCTTTACTATGTGGCCACCCAGATGCTCATGGGCATCAAGCCCAAACCCACCCGGGAGATTCCCGGGGCCCCAGGGATATTCGCCGCAGGGAATATCATCGGTGTATTTTCAAGTCTGGTGGGTATCGGCGGGGGCACCCTGTCCGTGCCCTTCCTGGTCTGGTGCAATACCAAGATTCACAAGGCCATCGGCACCTCGTCGGCCATCGGTTTTCCCATTGCCGTTGCCGGCACCCTGGGGTATGTGGTTAACGGCATGGGGGTGGATGGTCTGCCCGCCATGTCCATTGGATTTATCAATCTGAAGGCCCTGGCCGGCATCGTGGCGGCCTCTGTGCTCACTGCGCCCCTGGGGGTGAAGCTGGCCCACAGTTTGCCCGTTGACAAGCTCAAACGGGTATTTGCGGTGTTGCTCTACCTGGTGGGCACCCGGATGCTGATCTCCATTTTTTAG
- a CDS encoding transporter substrate-binding domain-containing protein, with protein sequence MKQVFYIILFVFLYGEAALGDTLTLVTLESPPAEFFRDGRAMGRNVDIAREGLKRMGIEAKVRILPWKRALVMVENGDADGIIDAAYSTERAEFLYYPHEEVYVEEWYLFRRKGSPLTLDRDLGNAGQFTLGICRGFQYGGLIQDAIEKKRFKTFQAVPDNAMNIKKLVGGRFDVFVGVKLTILYLAGKMGVAGQIEPVPMTETGRPYLLSASKTYLAFSKKTVTRKTVDRFSLVLRKMKDEGEVRRIESRYY encoded by the coding sequence ATGAAACAGGTATTTTATATCATTCTTTTTGTTTTTTTATACGGAGAAGCCGCTTTGGGGGACACGCTGACATTGGTGACCCTGGAAAGCCCGCCGGCGGAGTTTTTCAGGGACGGACGGGCAATGGGGCGGAATGTGGATATTGCCCGTGAAGGCCTGAAACGGATGGGGATTGAGGCGAAGGTGCGGATCCTGCCCTGGAAGCGGGCCCTGGTCATGGTGGAAAACGGAGATGCCGACGGGATTATCGATGCCGCTTACAGCACTGAACGGGCCGAATTCCTTTATTATCCCCATGAAGAGGTCTATGTTGAAGAGTGGTACCTGTTCCGGCGGAAAGGGAGTCCACTGACCCTTGACAGGGATCTGGGCAATGCCGGACAGTTTACCCTGGGGATTTGCAGGGGATTTCAATACGGCGGATTGATCCAGGACGCCATTGAAAAAAAACGATTCAAAACATTCCAGGCGGTACCGGATAATGCAATGAATATAAAAAAGCTGGTGGGCGGCCGCTTCGACGTTTTTGTGGGGGTGAAGCTGACCATTTTATATCTGGCCGGAAAGATGGGCGTTGCCGGACAGATCGAGCCGGTGCCCATGACCGAGACCGGCCGGCCCTACCTTTTAAGTGCTTCCAAAACCTATCTGGCTTTTTCAAAGAAAACCGTCACCCGGAAGACCGTAGACCGATTTTCCCTTGTCCTCAGAAAGATGAAGGATGAAGGGGAGGTCAGGCGTATTGAATCCCGGTATTACTAA
- a CDS encoding sulfite exporter TauE/SafE family protein, translating to MEPIATLILYTAITAFAAVVHGVVGIGFPLVATPLLAMAADVKTAVLILVLPTVFINAANVIRGGGWGRSIGRYWPLALYGMAGSFMGTRLLILAPPELFRPLLAGVIILYLNAERLGLGFSWIPAHPAAATAVFGISAGILGGTVNVMLPALVIFALEVKMDKTAMIQVFNLCFLLGKLTQGTVFLSAGLYTPEVLKTALPLAVLALGIMTGAMALRDRIPGAVYRKWLRRLLALMAGILIVQALGPALA from the coding sequence ATGGAGCCCATAGCCACCCTCATTTTATATACCGCCATCACCGCCTTTGCCGCCGTAGTCCACGGCGTCGTGGGCATTGGATTTCCTCTGGTGGCCACCCCGCTGCTGGCCATGGCCGCCGATGTAAAAACCGCCGTACTGATCCTGGTGCTGCCCACGGTATTCATCAATGCGGCCAACGTTATCCGTGGGGGTGGATGGGGCAGGAGCATCGGCCGGTACTGGCCCCTGGCCCTGTACGGTATGGCTGGTTCCTTCATGGGCACCCGGCTGTTGATCCTGGCGCCGCCGGAACTCTTCCGGCCGCTTCTTGCCGGGGTCATCATCCTCTATCTCAACGCTGAACGCCTGGGCCTGGGCTTTTCCTGGATACCGGCCCATCCCGCTGCCGCCACAGCCGTCTTCGGCATATCCGCGGGCATCCTGGGAGGCACGGTGAACGTAATGCTCCCGGCCCTGGTCATCTTCGCCCTTGAGGTCAAAATGGATAAAACCGCCATGATCCAGGTCTTCAACCTCTGTTTTCTCTTGGGCAAACTGACCCAGGGAACGGTATTTCTCTCTGCGGGCCTGTACACCCCGGAAGTGTTAAAAACCGCACTGCCGCTGGCAGTCCTGGCCCTGGGAATCATGACCGGAGCCATGGCCCTGAGGGACCGGATTCCGGGGGCAGTCTACAGGAAATGGCTGCGGCGCCTGCTGGCCCTGATGGCCGGCATCCTCATTGTCCAGGCCCTGGGCCCGGCATTGGCCTGA
- a CDS encoding transporter substrate-binding domain-containing protein, translating into MAAADEITVVGDDWPPFNHIAGAKNEGYMIDIARAVFVAEGHGFHYLVLPWKRALRETRRGRYTAVVGASKTDAKGFVFPSQELARNYLAFYTKKGTPWQYKEPSSLKQIKLATIASYDYRPWLNEYVASNLDNPEKVFVNFGLNPLEKNLRLLMAGRVDAVVDNDAAIRFVARQMNLGDKIQLAGQGTLPSFCYIAFSPGLDRSKSYARILSRGIAEMRKSGRLKQILNKYDLEDWRSPTGNPAGTSDTD; encoded by the coding sequence ATGGCCGCCGCTGATGAGATAACGGTGGTGGGGGATGATTGGCCGCCGTTTAATCATATTGCCGGAGCGAAAAACGAAGGGTACATGATTGACATTGCCAGGGCCGTATTTGTGGCCGAGGGCCATGGGTTTCATTACCTGGTGCTGCCTTGGAAAAGAGCCCTCCGTGAAACCCGGAGAGGAAGGTACACTGCGGTTGTCGGGGCGTCAAAAACAGATGCAAAGGGATTTGTTTTTCCCTCCCAGGAACTGGCCAGGAACTATCTGGCGTTTTATACGAAAAAGGGAACCCCCTGGCAGTACAAGGAGCCGTCATCGCTCAAGCAGATAAAACTGGCCACCATCGCCAGTTATGACTACCGGCCCTGGCTCAATGAATATGTGGCGTCGAATCTGGACAATCCGGAAAAAGTCTTTGTGAATTTCGGCCTGAATCCCCTGGAGAAAAACCTGCGGCTGCTGATGGCCGGCCGGGTGGATGCGGTGGTGGACAATGACGCGGCGATCCGGTTTGTTGCCAGACAGATGAACCTGGGGGATAAAATTCAGTTGGCAGGGCAGGGCACCCTGCCCTCATTTTGCTACATTGCTTTTTCTCCGGGCCTTGACCGTTCCAAGAGTTACGCCCGCATTTTGTCCAGAGGGATTGCGGAAATGAGAAAGAGCGGCAGGCTAAAACAGATTCTGAACAAATACGACCTTGAGGACTGGCGATCGCCGACGGGGAATCCGGCCGGCACCAGTGATACCGATTAG
- a CDS encoding universal stress protein has protein sequence MTFQTILNPVDGSEHSRNATRYAITLAEKFNSKVVLLHCHNRFPVVLSEPYFQQAINEIMKASETLVQPFEEMLEESGVDYEVRILEGLPGSTVAEVVRIEKIDLVVMGSRGVSDFEGLFLGSVAHQVLHKSDCPVFIVK, from the coding sequence ATGACTTTTCAAACAATTTTAAATCCCGTCGACGGGTCTGAGCATTCCAGGAATGCCACCCGATATGCCATCACCCTGGCAGAAAAATTTAACTCCAAAGTTGTTCTTCTCCACTGCCACAACCGGTTTCCGGTGGTATTGTCCGAACCCTATTTCCAGCAGGCCATAAATGAAATCATGAAAGCCTCGGAAACCCTGGTCCAGCCCTTTGAGGAGATGTTGGAGGAATCCGGTGTGGATTATGAAGTCAGGATTCTGGAAGGGCTGCCCGGCTCCACCGTTGCCGAGGTGGTACGAATTGAAAAGATTGATCTTGTGGTCATGGGATCCAGGGGGGTATCTGATTTTGAGGGGCTTTTCCTGGGGTCGGTGGCCCACCAGGTACTCCATAAATCTGACTGTCCCGTGTTTATTGTAAAATAG
- a CDS encoding DUF4231 domain-containing protein, whose translation MNREEYIKQRLDDQIEWYDQKSMWNQKIFKRLKLIEFTAAAMIPFLIGFMTQDAIFLQAVVGLLGVLISVITAMVTMNKYHENWIEYRTTCETLRHEKYLFETNVPPYDTKAPFPLLVARVEAMISKENSQWAATLRKAGPPADDSPQNKD comes from the coding sequence ATGAACCGGGAAGAATATATCAAACAACGGCTGGACGACCAGATTGAATGGTACGATCAAAAGAGCATGTGGAACCAGAAAATCTTCAAGCGCCTCAAGCTCATCGAATTTACGGCCGCGGCCATGATCCCCTTTCTCATCGGTTTCATGACCCAGGACGCCATTTTTCTCCAGGCCGTCGTCGGCCTGCTCGGGGTATTGATCTCAGTGATCACCGCCATGGTAACCATGAACAAATACCATGAAAACTGGATCGAATACCGGACCACCTGTGAAACCCTGCGCCATGAAAAATACCTCTTTGAAACCAACGTGCCGCCCTATGACACAAAGGCCCCCTTTCCCCTTCTGGTGGCCAGGGTGGAGGCCATGATTTCCAAAGAGAACTCCCAATGGGCCGCCACCTTAAGGAAAGCCGGGCCACCAGCCGACGACAGCCCCCAGAATAAAGATTAG